Proteins from a single region of Enoplosus armatus isolate fEnoArm2 chromosome 6, fEnoArm2.hap1, whole genome shotgun sequence:
- the LOC139286834 gene encoding hyaluronidase PH-20-like — translation MAPSILSCLALCIVGSITTILALPPTEPPLIHDHPFVAIWNAPTDQCQQLHIPLDTAAFKAVTTPAAVPGQFLTIFYEDRLGLYPKVDTAKRELYRGGVPQNGNLTEHLAKAQSQIDHYISQDSSPGLAVIDWESWRPLWDQNWGSKRIYQKLSITHALQMAPFLSSKTISKLAKSQFQHAGRRFMEKTISLGIGERPSRRWGFYLFPDCHNYGWEKPGYTGKCSAKTQKQNNQMLWLWERSTALFPSVYLHLTMRNSPKAALYVRNRVQEALRVATLPKRPYTMPIYVYSRPLYRDQTQRFQSKTDLVSTVGESAALGASGVVMWGGSKDYNNKAACQSLSEYLTSTFNPYIANVTAAAMLCSEVLCQGKGRCVRKSYNSGHYLHLNPAHFSILRADRKYVAIGLPSAADLDAWAENFTCQCYAGWSCSSNLLHLTTIKLIWV, via the exons ATGGCCCCGTCCATCCTGTCCTGCCTCGCCCTTTGTATCGTCGGATCTATCACCACCATCCTCGCACTGCCGCCTACTGAGCCGCCACTGATCCACGACCACCCCTTTGTGGCCATATGGAATGCCCCCACCGACCAGTGTCAACAACTCCACATCCCACTGGACACCGCGGCCTTCAAGGCGGTGACCACACCCGCCGCAGTGCCTGGTCAGTTCCTCACCATCTTCTACGAGGACCGCCTCGGCCTGTACCCTAAAGTCGACACCGCCAAACGCGAGCTCTACAGAGGCGGAGTCCCCCAAAATGGCAACCTGACGGAGCATCTGGCCAAGGCCCAGAGTCAAATTGATCACTACATTTCCCAGGATTCCTCCCCTGGGCTGGCTGTCATCGACTGGGAGTCCTGGCGCCCCCTGTGGGACCAGAACTGGGGATCTAAACGTATTTATCAGAAGTTGTCCATCACTCACGCTCTGCAGATGGCCCCATTTTTATCATCAAAGACGATCTCCAAACTGGCAAAGAGCCAGTTCCAGCATGCCGGGCGGCGCTTCATGGAGAAGACCATCAGCCTCGGCATCGGCGAGCGTCCGAGCCGCCGCTGGGGCTTTTACCTGTTCCCTGACTGCCACAACTATGGCTGGGAGAAGCCCGGCTACACAGGAAAGTGCTCCGCGAAGACCCAGAAGCAGAACAACCAGATGCTGTGGCTGTGGGAACGCAGCACCGCCCTCTTCCCCTCGGTCTACCTCCACCTGACCATGAGGAACTCCCCCAAGGCCGCGCTGTATGTCCGCAACCGTGTCCAGGAGGCGCTGAGGGTAGCCACGCTGCCTAAACGTCCGTACACAATGCCGATTTATGTCTACTCCAGGCCACTGTACCGGGACCAGACCCAGAGGTTCCAGAGCAAG ACGGACCTGGTGAGCACTGTCGGAGAGTCTGCAGCTCTGGGAGCTTCGGGGGTCGTAATGTGGGGAGGATCCAAAGACTACAACAACAAG GCTGCCTGTCAGTCTCTGTCTGAATACTTGACGTCCACCTTCAACCCGTACATCGCCAACGTGACGGCAGCCGCCATGCTCTGCAGTGAGGTCTTGTGCCAGGGGAAAGGCCGCTGCGTCAGGAAGAGCTACAACTCTGGTCACTACCTGCACCTGAATCCCGCCCACTTCAGCATCCTGCGGGCCGACAGGAAGTACGTGGCCATTGGTCTGCCCTCGGCCGCCGACCTGGACGCCTGGGCTGAAAACTTCACCTGTCAATGCTACGCGGGGTGGAGCTGTTCATCCAATCTGTTGCATCTGACCACAATCAAGCTCATCTGGGTTTAA
- the hyal4 gene encoding hyaluronidase-4 → MPVVPVGGASSSHHIVPVALTCSWLLLLFHAAFGQKPAKLPLIGRKPFIAAWNAPLDMCTIKYNITTNLDRLFHIHGSPRADWTGQNVTIFYANRLGYYPYYTPQGVAVHGGLPQNCSLDQHLFKAYQDINHFIPAEDFRGLAVIDWEFWRPQWSRNWHKKDIYRRKSRELTAKAYVNVTAAQVEELARRRFEKSAKAFMQRTIQLGTRLRPNTLWGFYLYPDCHNYNLHEQNYTGFCPLLERLRNDELLWLWNSSTALFPSVAIRKSHTNSISNMHFSQHRIRESLRVASLTSKEYDLPTYVYLRLGYRDEALAFLTAKDLIHTIGESAALGAAGFVIWGDLNLTSSRHNCTKVKTFLRHRLGQYITNVTRAAEVCSDFLCQGNGRCVRRDPLARHYLHLSADSYHIRPSVDGDFAVTGWHSQHELQLLTERFRCHCYEGHEGDSCDSINKVREDDGPWREEEEEDEQERRRTEWEDEQDERCEGGESEAPLTSYSLHLMLLMLLLNLSFVKTVA, encoded by the exons ATGCCTGTGGTGCCAGTGGGCGGAGCATCCTCCTCCCACCACATCGTACCTGTCGCCCTCACCTGCTCCTGGCTGCTCCTGCTCTTCCACGCCGCCTTTGGTCAGAAACCAGCTAAGCTGCCGCTGATTGGACGGAAGCCCTTCATTGCCGCCTGGAACGCCCCGCTGGACATGTGCACCATCAAGTACAACATCACGACCAACCTCGACCGCCTCTTCCACATCCACGGGAGCCCGCGTGCTGATTGGACGGGCCAGAATGTCACCATCTTCTACGCCAACCGGCTGGGCTACTACCCCTACTACACGCCGCAGGGCGTCGCTGTGCACGGCGGCCTGCCGCAGAACTGCagcctggaccagcacctgTTCAAGGCCTACCAGGACATCAACCACTTCATCCCGGCAGAGGACTTCCGTGGCCTGGCCGTCATTGACTGGGAGTTCTGGCGGCCACAGTGGAGCCGTAACTGGCACAAGAAGGACATCTACCGGCGCAAGTCGAGGGAGCTGACCGCCAAGGCGTACGTCAATGTGACGGCGGcacaggtggaggagctggCACGCCGGCGGTTTGAGAAGAGCGCCAAGGCGTTCATGCAGAGGACTATCCAGCTGGGGACACGCCTTCGCCCCAATACCCTCTGGGGTTTCTACCTCTACCCCGACTGCCACAACTACAACCTGCATGAGCAGAACTACACCGGcttctgccctctgctggagagGCTGAGGAACGACgagctgctgtggctgtggaACAGCAGCACGGCGCTCTTCCCCTCTGTGGCGATCAGGAAAAGTCACACCAACAGCATCAGCAACATGCACTTCTCCCAGCACCGGATCCGAGAGTCGCTCCGCGTCGCCTCGCTGACCTCCAAGGAGTACGACCTCCCCACCTACGTGTACTTGAGGCTGGGCTACCGAGACGAGGCCCTGGCCTTCCTCACAGCA AAAGACTTGATCCACACCATCGGGGAGAGTGCTGCTCTGGGAGCTGCAGGATTCGTCATTTGGGGAGACCTGAACCTGACCTCGTCCAGG CATAACTGCACCAAGGTGAAAACCTTCCTCAGACACCGTCTTGGCCAGTACATCACCAACGTGACGCGAGCAGCCGAGGTCTGTAGCGACTTCCTGTGCCAGGGGAACGGCCGCTGCGTCCGCCGGGACCCCCTCGCCCGCCATTACCTCCACCTGAGCGCAGATAGCTACCACATCCGGCCCTCCGTGGACGGGGACTTTGCCGTCACTGGGTGGCACTCACAGCacgagctgcagctgctgactgaGAGGTTTCGTTGCCACTGCTACGAAGGCCACGAGGGCGACAGCTGCGACAGCATCAACAAAGTGAGGGAGGACGACGGCCcgtggagggaggaagaggaggaggatgagcagGAGAGGCGGAGGACAGAGTGGGAGGATGAGCAGGATGAACGGTgtgagggaggggagagtgAGGCGCCGCTGACCAGCTACAGCCTTCACCTGATGTTGTTGATGCTCCTGTTGAACTTATCGTTTGTAAAGACGGTCGCATGA
- the hyal6 gene encoding hyaluronoglucosaminidase 6, translated as MALMELRLLALALWVGVGVKLQVQGDQMKPARAPLIPHRPFVVVWNAPTEPCRLRFKVDLDLSVFDIVANLNETLSGPNVTIFYHSHLGYYPYYSNSGVPINGGLPQNQSISKHLSKARADIDKLIPHKDFRGLGVIDWENWRPQWVRNWGSKDIYRNKSKEQIRKLHPNWPESKLEKEAKESFERAGLNFMNLTLALAEGRRPDGLWGFYLFPDCYNYGYKHHPQRYTGECPNVEHVRNDHLMWLWKESTALYPSIYLDYELKSSPNTVKFVHYRVKEAMRIASIARTDFTLPVFVYSRPFYAYTFVVLSESDLIHTIGESAALGVSGVVLWGSSEYARSQRNCLTVKKYIDGPLGHYVINVTSAAKLCSKALCKKNGRCVRKSLDSGAYLHLNPRFFHIHRNPAPRGPRFHVSGHLNNHDILDMKHKFTCQCYQGWTGVYCEMPQAPPRPPPHPPQPAIPLPHPRENSLLGDILLLLSLHFSCLCIIMFLGLCLIIKCLIL; from the exons ATGGCACTGATGGAGCTCCGTCTCCTGGCACTGGCCTTGTGGGTTGGTGTTGGAGTAAAGCTCCAAGTTCAAGGTGACCAGATGAAGCCGGCCCGGGCACCTCTGATCCCTCATCGgccatttgttgttgtgtggaaCGCTCCCACTGAGCCCTGCCGCCTTCGATTCAAGGTGGACTTGGACCTCAGCGTTTTCGACATTGTAGCAAACCTTAACGAAACCCTAAGTGGACCAAATGTCACCATATTCTACCACAGCCACTTGGGATATTACCCGTACTACTCCAACTCCGGGGTCCCTATCAACGGTGGACTGCCACAGAACCAGAGCATCTCCAAACACCTGAGCAAGGCCCGGGCCGACATCGATAAACTAATCCCTCACAAGGATTTCCGAGGCCTGGGTGTCATCGACTGGGAGAACTGGAGGCCTCAGTGGGTCCGAAACTGGGGATCCAAGGACATCTATCGCAACAAGTCCAAGGAGCAGATCCGGAAACTTCACCCAAACTGGCCAGAGAGCAAGTTAGAAAAGGAAGCAAAGGAAAGTTTCGAGAGGGCAGGGCTGAACTTCATGAACCTGACCTTGGCGCTGGCTGAAGGTCGCAGGCCGGATGGGCTGTGGGGGTTTTACCTGTTCCCAGACTGCTATAACTATGGGTATAAGCATCACCCACAACGGTACACCGGCGAATGCCCCAACGTTGAGCACGTACGCAACGACCATCTAATGTGGCTTTGGAAGGAGAGCACGGCCCTCTACCCTTCCATCTACCTGGACTACGAGCTCAAGTCCTCCCCCAACACTGTCAAGTTTGTCCACTATCGAGTAAAGGAGGCCATGAGGATCGCGTCCATCGCCCGCACAGACTTCACATTGCCTGTATTTGTGTACTCTAGACCTTTCTACGCATACACCTTTGTGGTTCTTTCAGAG AGCGACCTGATTCACACTATTGGGGAGAGCGCCGCTTTGGGGGTGTCAGGCGtcgtcctctggggatcatCAGAGTACGCTCGATCACAG AGGAACTGCCTGACTGTGAAGAAGTACATCGACGGTCCGCTGGGACATTACGTCATCAACGTCACCTCTGCCGCCAAGCTGTGCAGCAAAGCGCTTTGTAAGAAGAACGGCAGGTGCGTCCGCAAGAGCCTGGACTCAGGCGCTTACCTGCACCTGAATCCGCGCTTCTTCCACATCCACCGCAACCCGGCGCCCAGGGGCCCCCGCTTCCATGTCAGCGGTCACCTCAACAACCACGACATCCTCGACATGAAGCACAAGTTCACCTGCCAGTGCTACCAAGGCTGGACTGGTGTTTACTGCGAGATGCCCCAGGCTCCgccccgtcctcctcctcacccaccTCAGCCCGCCATCCCTCTGCCTCACCCCAGGGAGAACAGCCTGCTGGGAGATATCCTGCTCCTCCTATCCCTCCACTTCTCCTGTCTGTGTATCATCATGTTCCTTGGACTCTGTCTGATTATCAAGTGTCTGATACTGTAG